The segment GAGAGGTCGATGCAACTCAGCACGATTTGAGCTGCGCCAATTCGCGGCGACGGCAATTCCAACTGCCACCCACGCACGAGCAGCGCATTTCGCCGCAAGGCCAAGACGACAAGATACGAGAAAGGAATCGCAAGCAACAGCAAACCCAAAGGCCGGACGAACGATTCGCGTAACACCGCCGTGTGCGGAAAGGCATGAGGCTCGATCGTCATCGCCAGGCCTGCCATGGAAATGAATCCGAGCAGCGCAGTGAGACTGCAGAACGTCACGATCTTGGTGACTTCGATTGCGTTCAGGCCCCACGCGGTGTAAAGACGCAGGCGGATGGCGCCGCCGCTTAGCACACTGTAGCCAACGCTGTTGCTTAGCGACCACCCGATATAGGCGGCGAACATGGTTCGCCAGTAGGGCATCTTGTGCTTCAGGTAGCGGAAGGCCAGCGCGTCGTAGCAGGTCAGCACGAAGTAGCTGATACCGGTAAATGCGACGGATTGAATCACAGCGGTAAGAGGTACTTCGTGGAAGGCGGCGCGAATGTCTTTGAAGTGAATACCGCGAAGCGTGTGGTGTAGCACGGCCAAAGCGGCTACGAAGATAACGGCCCCGGCCAACGGTACGAGACGCTTTGCGGTTGCCGCGTTCCAGCGCGACTCCGAGCGGCCCATACGGACATCCCCCTTCTGCTATCGTCGCCTTGTTTGGATATGCGAACACAGGCCGGCTAGGCCGTGCCTTGCGCGAGATTTGAGTATACAGGTATAGAAAGAAGCGGGCCAGCGGCGCGCTCATACGCCGCCGGCCCGACTTCAAGCAGGATGGTCTCGCTTAAGACGTTTCAATCGCAACGTATCGAGATCCTTCACCCATGCGGACCAACAGCAGGGCCGACTTACCGTTTGCGCCATCTTTCAGCGCCTGCTGGAACTCGCGGATATTGTGTACGGGCTTCTTGTTGACTTCAGTGATCAGCGCGCCGGGGCGAAGACCTGCGCGGGCCGCGGGAGAGCCGGGTTCGACACCAGCCACAACCACGCCGGACTCACCTTCGAATCCAAGTTGCTGGGCAATATCGCTGGTCAGGGGCTGAAGCTCGATGCCAAGGCCCATCTGGCCGGATTGAGTGTCGGGCTCGTTCGCGGCAATTTTCTTGCCTTCGAGGCTACCCAAATCGACCTTCTTGTTTATGCGCTCACCCTTACGAAGGATGCCCAGCTCAACGGACGTACCCGGTTTCTTGGTGGCAATGTGGCTACGGAACGTGCCCGCTTCGGCCACACTCTTGCCATCCATCTCGACGATGACGTCATCGCGCTGCAATCCCGCCTTTTCAGCAGGCGAATCAGGGCTCACCTGCGAAATCAGCACGCCGCGATTGTCCGGAATGCCGAACCACTGAGCGAGGTCGGGCGTCAACTCCTGAATACCCACGCCAAGGAATCCGCGCGTCACGGAGCCGTGGTCGCGCAACTGGTCAACGACCGACTTGACCATGTTGACGGGGATGGCGAAGCCAACGCCGTTGCTGCCACCGCCACGGCTTACGATAGCGGTGTTCATGCCGACGACTTCGCCCTTCATGTTAAGCAGCGGACCGCCGGAGTTGCCGGGGTTGATAGCCGCGTCGGTTTGGATGAAGTCCGCGTAGTCCACGATACCAACGTTGCCGCGCTCACGCGCACTCACAATGCCGGAGGTCACCGAGTGATTCAGACCGAACGGACTACCGATGGCCAGCACCCACTCGCCAACACGCAGCGAATCGGAGTCGCCAAGCTTCACCGTGGGCAGATTCTCCGCCTCGACCTTGATCAGCGCGATCTCGGTCTGCGGGTCTGCACCCACGAGCTTCGCATCGAACGTGCGGCCGTCGGCCAGCGTGACCTTGAGTCGGTCCGCATCATCCGTCACGTGATTATTAGTGACAATGTAGCCATCGGGCGAGATGATGAATCCGGAACCTTCGCCGACAGGCACCGGGTATCGGCCGGGGCCATCATCGCCCATGCTATCAGGGCCGCGTCCCGGCATCGGCCCGAAGAATCCCGGGATGCCGAAGCTATACCCTTCGGGGCCAAAAAACGAGGCAGGTCGCGGCGTAACCGTCTTCTGAATCTCAATGAACACGACTGCCGGCGAAGTCTGATTCGCTACGTATGCGAAGGCGTCGCTCATTGCGTCGACGGCCGCAATACTTCCACTGTGGTCTTGCCCTTGAACGGGTGCGGGGTTGGCGCCGCCGAGTGTAATCAGCGATGTGCCGGCAATCATCATTACCGTTGCCAACCAAAATCCAATCTTGGTCTTGCGAGACATAGAATCCTCCTTGCTCGCCGGGTTAATTACGAGGGGTTCTGGTTCCCTTGCGAGCTATTTCATTCTTCAGGTGCAGATAACAACTCGTGTGCCAAGTGCCATAACCCGCGCAAGTCCTTGTCAAACAATGGTATCGCCAATCGTGAATTCACAGACATCCGCCTGAAGTGTCTGCATTGGGCGGAGAAATACCCCAATTGAGGCACGAACTCAGGCGGGCGGAAGGAAGAGCGCCGTGGGTAATTCGAAGGATTCTGGTGCGATACGACAATATAGTTGGTGAATGACAGAGGTAACAGGACACCGGCACATGTCATCGGATTTCCTTGACGAAGACGAGCATGCGTTACGCACTGCTGCGCTATCCGGCGACGAGACAGCGTGGCGCGTACTGTACGAGCGCCACTTCAACGCTCTCTTTGCGCATGTTCATCGGGAAACGATGTGTGACCTTCATCGCACGCAGGAGATTGTTCAGGACTGTTGGCTGGTCGCCGTCAAGAAGATGCGGGCGTTCGATCCCGCCAAAGGAAACTTCGGCGTTTGGCTGTGCGGCATCGCAGACCGGTTGTTGGCGAACGATCGACGCCGGTGGGCACGCCGGAACCGGCTGAACCACGAGATAGCGGCGGGGACTGCGATTGCGCCACCCGCGATGGGCGAAGGAGAACGGTTCGCGTTGGTGCTTGGTTCCTTGCCGGATCGCTATCAGATTGTGCTTCGCGCGAAGTACGAGCAGGAACAGTCTGTGGCGGAAATCGCGCGGACATGGGGACAGAACGTGAAGACGGTCGAGTCGCTTCTGACGAGGGCGCGCGCGG is part of the Candidatus Hydrogenedentota bacterium genome and harbors:
- a CDS encoding DegQ family serine endoprotease, whose amino-acid sequence is MSRKTKIGFWLATVMMIAGTSLITLGGANPAPVQGQDHSGSIAAVDAMSDAFAYVANQTSPAVVFIEIQKTVTPRPASFFGPEGYSFGIPGFFGPMPGRGPDSMGDDGPGRYPVPVGEGSGFIISPDGYIVTNNHVTDDADRLKVTLADGRTFDAKLVGADPQTEIALIKVEAENLPTVKLGDSDSLRVGEWVLAIGSPFGLNHSVTSGIVSARERGNVGIVDYADFIQTDAAINPGNSGGPLLNMKGEVVGMNTAIVSRGGGSNGVGFAIPVNMVKSVVDQLRDHGSVTRGFLGVGIQELTPDLAQWFGIPDNRGVLISQVSPDSPAEKAGLQRDDVIVEMDGKSVAEAGTFRSHIATKKPGTSVELGILRKGERINKKVDLGSLEGKKIAANEPDTQSGQMGLGIELQPLTSDIAQQLGFEGESGVVVAGVEPGSPAARAGLRPGALITEVNKKPVHNIREFQQALKDGANGKSALLLVRMGEGSRYVAIETS
- a CDS encoding sigma-70 family RNA polymerase sigma factor, giving the protein MSSDFLDEDEHALRTAALSGDETAWRVLYERHFNALFAHVHRETMCDLHRTQEIVQDCWLVAVKKMRAFDPAKGNFGVWLCGIADRLLANDRRRWARRNRLNHEIAAGTAIAPPAMGEGERFALVLGSLPDRYQIVLRAKYEQEQSVAEIARTWGQNVKTVESLLTRARAAFRQAFAQLEQEHTKS